One genomic segment of Opitutus sp. ER46 includes these proteins:
- a CDS encoding GIY-YIG nuclease family protein: MHYVYILESVREPSEKYVGLTDDLRARLKDHNAGRSPHTAKHRPWNLVCYHAFADERRAVAFERYLKTGSGHEFRRRHFGV, translated from the coding sequence GTGCACTACGTTTACATTCTCGAATCAGTAAGGGAGCCGTCCGAGAAATACGTGGGCCTGACCGACGATCTCCGTGCCCGGCTAAAGGACCACAACGCCGGTCGCTCGCCACACACCGCCAAGCATCGACCGTGGAATCTCGTATGCTACCACGCCTTCGCAGATGAGCGCCGGGCGGTCGCATTCGAGAGATATCTGAAGACCGGTTCCGGACACGAGTTTCGTCGGCGGCATTTCGGTGTTTAG
- a CDS encoding lysophospholipid acyltransferase family protein, protein MVHEISGWRRLVLWPLAMLLQLWGRTLRFEIDEDARRAITKRDVPIAFILWHNRLFLAPEIYRRYRGKRPLVALISASGDGAWLTAFFSLVGMRAARGSSSRLGREAATALLAAQRAGYDIGITPDGPRGPMYDVKPGAVIVPRRTGAPLLVFGCEFTGVWRLRSWDKFCLPKPFSRVRMHCEVVTAEQLADRENGLTLLRNRLLALNPDPEANAR, encoded by the coding sequence GTGGTTCACGAGATCTCCGGGTGGCGGCGGCTCGTGCTGTGGCCGTTGGCGATGCTGCTCCAGCTCTGGGGCCGCACGCTGCGGTTCGAAATCGACGAAGACGCCAGGCGCGCGATCACGAAGCGCGACGTGCCGATCGCGTTCATCCTTTGGCACAACCGGCTGTTCCTCGCGCCCGAGATCTATCGCCGCTACCGCGGTAAGCGCCCCCTGGTGGCCCTAATCAGCGCCAGCGGCGACGGCGCCTGGCTCACGGCCTTTTTCTCGCTGGTCGGTATGCGCGCCGCGCGCGGCTCCAGCAGCCGGCTCGGACGCGAGGCCGCCACCGCCCTCCTCGCGGCGCAGCGCGCGGGCTACGACATCGGCATCACGCCCGATGGCCCGCGCGGGCCCATGTACGACGTGAAGCCCGGCGCCGTTATCGTGCCGCGGAGGACAGGCGCGCCGCTGCTCGTGTTTGGCTGCGAGTTCACCGGCGTGTGGCGCCTGCGGAGCTGGGACAAGTTCTGCCTGCCAAAACCGTTTTCACGCGTGCGCATGCATTGCGAAGTCGTCACCGCCGAGCAACTCGCCGACCGCGAGAACGGCCTGACGCTGCTGCGGAATCGTCTCCTCGCGCTCAATCCGGATCCGGAAGCGAACGCCCGCTAG
- a CDS encoding PLP-dependent aminotransferase family protein, translating to MPRLPRFQDFPLAPRPRHQPLHRWLHGELRRAIVGGRLAPGARLPSSRDLARQQGLARATVVGVFAQLRAEGYLVTRHGSGTVVAAALPDPFIDAAPARPQRAIGPGSRASHNAPAAIATSRSRSASATAATSPASPAPAAFDIYRPSLDAFPLAIWAQLTSRRLRLGRTALLTAGDPLGYRPLRAAIAEHLAATRSVVCDVDRIAVVSGTQQAFDFILRLLLRPGDHAWMENPGYPGAARLLRRAGAHVVPIPVDAAGMVVPGGRRQPPAPAMIYVTPAHQFPLGATLSLERRLALLALARDRGTYVFEDDYDGAFRYDVRPLGALQENDRANRVIYAGSFNKLLFPGLRLGYVVLPTALVAPFAALREAVDRYTSPIEQAVLADFIAEGHFERHLRRMRNRYREGRDALFAAARRHLGTKLNLQPTEAGIHAVGFLPASADDVRVQRRAAEAGINVTALSPFYLQGPARPGLLLGFAAPSEVQIARGMETLARVLRPA from the coding sequence ATGCCCCGCCTCCCGCGCTTCCAGGACTTCCCACTCGCCCCGCGCCCGCGCCACCAGCCGCTGCACCGCTGGCTGCACGGCGAGTTGCGTCGCGCGATCGTCGGCGGACGCCTCGCACCTGGCGCGCGGCTACCGTCCTCGCGCGACCTCGCCCGGCAGCAGGGTCTGGCCCGCGCCACCGTCGTCGGCGTCTTCGCGCAACTGCGCGCCGAGGGCTACCTCGTGACCCGCCACGGCTCCGGTACCGTGGTCGCCGCCGCGCTGCCCGACCCGTTCATCGACGCCGCTCCCGCCCGCCCCCAACGCGCGATCGGGCCGGGCAGCCGGGCATCCCACAATGCGCCGGCCGCCATCGCCACCAGCCGCTCGCGCTCGGCGTCCGCAACGGCTGCGACGTCGCCGGCGAGTCCCGCCCCCGCCGCGTTCGACATTTATCGTCCGAGTCTCGACGCCTTCCCGCTCGCGATCTGGGCCCAGCTGACAAGCCGGCGGCTGCGCCTGGGCCGCACCGCGCTGCTGACCGCCGGCGATCCCCTCGGCTACCGTCCGCTCCGCGCCGCCATCGCTGAACACCTGGCGGCAACCCGCTCGGTGGTTTGCGACGTCGATCGGATCGCCGTCGTCTCCGGCACGCAGCAGGCCTTCGACTTCATCCTCCGCCTGCTCCTGCGCCCGGGCGACCACGCGTGGATGGAGAATCCAGGCTACCCCGGTGCCGCCCGGCTGCTGCGCCGTGCCGGCGCCCACGTGGTGCCGATCCCGGTGGACGCCGCGGGCATGGTGGTTCCCGGCGGACGCCGCCAACCGCCCGCACCGGCGATGATCTACGTGACGCCGGCGCACCAGTTTCCGCTCGGCGCAACCCTCTCCCTCGAACGCCGACTCGCGTTGCTCGCACTCGCGCGCGACCGCGGCACGTACGTGTTCGAGGACGACTACGACGGCGCGTTTCGCTACGACGTGCGCCCGCTCGGCGCCTTGCAGGAGAACGACCGTGCCAACCGCGTGATCTACGCCGGGAGTTTCAACAAGCTTCTGTTCCCCGGTCTGCGGCTCGGCTACGTCGTCCTGCCGACGGCGCTCGTTGCGCCCTTCGCCGCGCTGCGCGAAGCGGTCGACCGGTACACCTCGCCCATCGAGCAGGCAGTGCTGGCCGATTTCATTGCCGAGGGCCACTTCGAGCGGCACCTGCGCCGCATGCGCAATCGGTATCGAGAGGGCCGAGACGCGCTCTTTGCCGCGGCGCGGCGACACCTGGGCACGAAGTTGAATCTGCAGCCGACCGAGGCGGGTATCCACGCGGTCGGCTTCCTGCCCGCCAGCGCCGACGACGTGCGCGTGCAACGCCGCGCAGCCGAGGCGGGAATCAACGTCACCGCGCTCTCGCCGTTCTACCTACAGGGCCCGGCTCGCCCGGGCCTCCTGCTCGGCTTCGCCGCACCGTCAGAGGTGCAGATCGCCCGCGGCATGGAGACACTCGCGCGCGTGCTGCGCCCGGCGTGA